The following proteins are encoded in a genomic region of Castor canadensis chromosome 19, mCasCan1.hap1v2, whole genome shotgun sequence:
- the Mrpl46 gene encoding large ribosomal subunit protein mL46 encodes MATPVRRALLGVARGWRQFGRLCGGTLCSRSLAVEAAPSSSGSPWRLLGALCLQRPPLISKPLTPLQEEMATLLQQIEIEKSLYSDHELRALDEAQQMAKKKADLCDDEQDEQGVFLVQDLEDMWEQKFLQFKTGDRITEADKQNDRTSLNRKLDRNLVLLVRQKLGDQDVWLLPQVEWQPGETLRGTAERILATISENNMEAKFLGNAPCGHYKFKFPQAMRTESNLGAKVFFFKALLLSGDFSQAGKKGHHVWVSKDELGDYLKPKYLAQVRKFLLDL; translated from the exons ATGGCGACGCCCGTGAGGCGAGCTCTGTTAGGGGTGGCCAGGGGCTGGCGGCAGTTCGGGAGGCTCTGCGGTGGTACCTTGTGTTCTCGCAGCCTGGCCGTTGAGGCCGCACCTTCAAGCAGTGGGTCTCCTTGGCGCTTGTTGGGCGCGTTGTGTCTGCAGCGGCCACCGCTAATCTCCAAGCCTCTGACCCCATTGCAGGAAGAGATGGCGACTCTTTTACAGCAG ATTGAGATAGAGAAAAGCCTGTATTCAGACCATGAACTCCGTGCTCTGGATGAAGCCCAGCAAATGGCAAAGAAGAAAGCTGACCTCTGTGATGATGAGCAAGACGAACAGGGTGTATTCCTTGTGCAAGATTTGGAAGATATGTGGGAGCAGAAATTCCTACAGTTCAAAACTGGAGATCGTATAACAG AAGCAGATAAACAAAATGACCGAACCTCATTGAATCGGAAGCTAGACAGGAACCTTGTCCTGTTAGTCAGACAGAAGCTTGGAGACCAGGATGTTTGGCTCTTGCCACAGGTAGAGTGGCAGCCTGGAGAGACCCTCCGAGGGACAGCTGAGCGAATCCTGGCCACAATCTCAG aaaacaatatggaagccaAGTTCCTAGGAAATGCACCTTGTGGCCACTACAAGTTCAAGTTTCCCCAAGCAATGCGGACAGAGAGTAACCTCGGGGCCAAAGTATTCTTCTTCAAAGCACTGCTACTAAGCGGAGACTTTTCCCAGGCCGGGAAGAAGGGCCATCATGTTTGGGTCAGTAAGGATGAGCTGGGGGactatttgaaaccaaaatacCTGGCTCAGGTTAGGAAATTTCTTCTGGACCTCTGA